In Lytechinus pictus isolate F3 Inbred chromosome 17, Lp3.0, whole genome shotgun sequence, the genomic window CAGTCGTAGATCTATACACAGATATCCTATAATACGGTGATCTGAAACTTAATTACGTGTATTTGTGCACCACAATACATCTGTATTCATGTATCTGATGACTAATTTAAACATGCGTCTGATGCAACCTAACATccttcctttatcatgtttatctttGATCCCATCCTATCCCATATTATAACCCCAAGGGCATTGTGTTTCtaagaaataattaaaacagacAGACATTTTTAGCTTTTCAGGGACACTTGTGACGTTAAATACATTAATGATTCAAGACTTTGCAACGctaatataataatacatgataatAATTGGGGGTAACACTGGACCGAATTGAGAAATCCACTCTAGACCCCGTTAagcaaagcttagcaattgtaCGTAGGtctgatttttacgattgataaCACTATAGTCATGACGTGCAAACTAACGTATAGAAATCTAAAATACGACCATTTTCTAAGCTTTGTCCGTGTTACCGGCCCCATAAATCAAGTTGTTTCTAAATCACAGAACACGTGACAGAAGCATATACAGATAAAAAAGTGGATGAATACCCTGCAAAAAATATCCACGATAACAGAGTTACCATATCGTAATATCGTATaatcctttattcatttttgaaacCTCACAAAGGAGTTGCTTCCCTGAATGTCTTGCATTGCAAATCCCGTAAAATGCcattattttttcagaaatCCTTCCTTACAGAGCAGTTTTAAGTGATTATGCAAGATATAAGTATCGgtttatgttatatattttgtcatttgatTTCATTCTTTGCGAATTGATTGCACTTATCTTTATCAAATCGACTTGAATGTGAAAACAAATCTTGTCATTCAAGATGAAccgattatatatatatatatatatatatatattgggatTTGGGGGATATacgtgaattgaattgaaagtacGTGACATACCGAGTAGTAAATGCTATATTCTGATTgatgtattatcattttttggATATTTCCGTTTACATTAATTCCTAGCTATGTTTAAAGGTAACACACTATCATGAATATACATACAGATCATAACACAAATATCAATCGTTTAAACTGTGCAGGTCAGTTTGCAATCAACTTGTATTTCGCAGACGGTAATTCCCCTCAGGACATGACAGGAAAAGCGGGATAATCCTCGCCGAAACGGCTGCCGCACCCTTCTCAAACCACCCTTTTAAAAATGAGTTGTCAAGAGTGGAGATTAAACAGATGAAGGCGGTGTCATAAGCGAGTGAATCTCGAGATCCCAAGTCCTAGCTAGGGTCCTCTTGGATGAAAAATGAGTTTCCTTTCCGGAAATGCTAGGAGATCATGGGCGATGCTTTGGCTGGTTTTAACATTAAACGAGAGTGATTCAGGGAGAGTGGCGTATCTAGGAAACACTCAACGCACAGGGCAAGCACTCAATTTCACCGGCCCTTTAAATATCTGACACCGGGGGCAAGTGTAGAAATCCCCCACCCCTTTAAAGTGTCGACGGCTGTGACTTCTTGGGATGTTTATATCAGGGCCACGttccataaaaaaaataccattaCGGTAACTTGCCATGCAATGGTTGCattgaatccttgatttttattggtTGTTGATCagcgttgccatggtagttacaattggatggcaaagttaccatggtATTCACttttatgcaaataataatagtaataacggtatatttacccagggtagccacttcacttccgaaaactgttctcccaacgggccctgctattattattacccccggGGCAACGGAGCCCAGGAGATGGTTTCATCGACATAATTTTGTCTTCTGATAAGTTGTtggatctgacatctttccttgatgttgatttttttttaaataaaaaaacaagtacacacctagttaccaataatgcatatagcatttccacaTGTTTGAATGCAAGATAGAAGAGCACTGTCGATTAAAAGCCTTGGTCAAGGGCATTATAGGTGGTCGGTTTAGAAGCTCGTTCCTAAATGATGGAATTAACCATCTTTCATGAAAGTCCTTTAATGAAACGTTCTCCTGATCGCATTTTTAGTCTATATTTCTCTCCCCGTTTGCcccttcattttccttttttgcgCCCCTAACACCCGTGGTACGCGCCCCCTTCCTCCTAGATGTGCAACTGTTGACGGAGGAAATAGGAGGTGTGatgaaagggggaggggaacAAAATGTACGCCCTTCACGATAGTGTTCTTCCGATAATTCGTCGCGGGGGTGGGGTTAATATTAATAAATTGTATGTGATTCATCAAAGCATGTGGAGATGTCTCGATAAGAGTATttcctaatttgaatttattcgaACTTTGTCATAAGCACGTCAATGATATCAACTGACCATTGCCCACTAAGAATACATTGAATAAAGGCAGTCATGATCAATCCGAAATCTGGCGACCTAAATCGACACTTCCGaggatgaagggggggggggggcagtatgTATAATTTTAATGAGCGACATCTTATTCATTCGACATGATCAAGGATCATTTATTGCACTCTGCTTTCAAATGCCTTTTGTAATGTGATTTAAGTCATATTAACTGTTAACTGTATTTTTCATTGTTGATATGcaaagtgaaattaaaaaaaaaattgaatagaattTGACTCATTGCGGTTCCTATTATAATGCAACTTTATCATTCTCCaagcagtttgaaaaaaaaaggtacagCGATGTTTACTTTTACATGTGTATTGATCGGCATTTTAAAAAGTAACGAAATGAAATGCTGTACACTTTCTTTAGACACCAACGGTGATTATTTCAAAAACAGTATCGATGTACATGCATGGGCAGATGTTTATCCTGCATCGATGAGGGCATGCCATCAATTACTTGCTCGATGGACAAAATAATTTCGTACATTGATTATAACTTCCAATTTTTATTATGATATTCTTGCTCAATAGCCAAAAGACAGATCCATTCAAACTTGTGTTTATTACTTCGATGACTGTATTGATTTTCTCTTTTACAGATACAAGGCATTGGGAAAGTCTCCTCTACCTTTTCGCCGATATTCAACAGAATCCGAAGGCTATGCAACCCTTCACCAACCAGTTATGACCAAAGACAACATTCACTCTGCCAAGCCTCAGCGTCGTGTTCAGGAAGTCCTGAAACAGTATGCTTCCACAGTAGTCCGAGCAGGTCAGAACCACATCGCCAGGAAATCCAGTGGCTCTTTCTACGCTTCTTTCAGCGGCGAAAGCAGCCCCGATGCCTCGCCGGTTCATGCTGCTATCTCGTCTGATACTAAAAAGAAAGCCTCCACTTTACCGTCAAGGAAATCGGAAGAGCAATGCAGTATCCTTGCCTATGAACACTATCCAGCGCGGCTTGTTGAAAGTGGagtttatgatgataattctaTCAAGTTTAAGTTAGGACACCCAGAAGATGATAGCACGACGACGGGTGGCGATAGTGATAGTCAGGTTTATTGCGAAGTTGTTGATTTCGCTGGCAAGCGTCACGGGAGACACATTCGACCTATATCTTTCGACTTCTGCAAGGACCAAGATGATTCGCGTAGTCTTGCTTCACGTAACAACAACGATGTCAGCCTCAGTGTGGAGAGTAGAGCGACAGATGATAGCGGTGGTATTGAAAATGTCTATGAAAACTTTAGAAAGAAGAAACCAACTTCAAATTTTGCGTCGATAACCAACAGCAAAGCTTCCCCTTCCCGGGAATCAATCGCCGCTATGTATTCTACATGCAGAACTGTCAGTGGGGATTACGCCACTTGCGATGCGAGTGGAAGCTGGAGACCAACGTCTTTCGCGTTTTGTCGGGACGCTCCCCCAAGCGTCACGGACACAACACTTTCAAGAACGTCAATGGTCTCTGAACAGTATCCTCAAGATGAAAACTCCACTTATGAGCAGTTCGTAGAGCCGGATGATCCAATATACGCGCAAACTGTGATTCGCAGGAGCAAGAGATCTGTAAAGCAATACCCTTCTTCACTCCCTCGTGATGACATACTCAGCTCGCAGCCTTTGTACGAGCAACCGCTTTTTGAACAACCCCTGTACGAGAACTTGGAGAAGAGCGAACAAGAGGAAGGGGGCGAGACGGACCACAGGTACAGCTCTTTGCACTTAGCTGCCCCTATGAACAATCACTTGACTGCTTCAGACTCGAAAATAAACGTCAATTCGGATTCGCGAAGGAGTCGTCGCGGACATGCCGGCGGCGGTGCGGAAAACCGGCGAATTAACGCAAGGGATTCCACGAAACCCGTCATGGACAATTGTGATGTTTCACCGCATGCGACGAGTCCTAGAGTAAATGTTCCAGACACCAACATGACATCAAACCAAAGTTCATTCCATACGATAGCTCGAGAACTAGCTGGACTTCATGAAGACAGTATTGAAGAGTATGACCCCGAAGAAACATTTCCGGTGATGCAGATGCTTTCTGATCGCTATAGCACTGGGAATTTCCTCAACAAATTTTATTAACCCGTACCTATTGGAAATTGTTGGCTTTGTACAAAGCCTAAAGGAATTACTGCGTGCAGTAGCCAAacgcataatttggtcgtaaaatcggagcgggaccagagttatccgcattattttgatgctgcaattatccgcataatagcggcatcgggaccataTTTTGAcgttatgaacgcatttccaaagtaatgcggataattgccatggtgcggtcacatggtcacccttttccaacacaaccccatcggagggggtgtgtgcagttgccatgacgattatccACCTTTTTTTCaagacgggcgctcgtaaaaaatagtgcggattattttcggagtttgtgaacgcaatttttattgaattatccgcattactcttaggcggataattggaggatgggtatTAATCTTGGATTCTCTTTTATTCTCTTACGTTATTTACGTTAGTTGTTTACCAGTTTAAAGAAGTGTTGAAAATCTTAAACAACGTTTAATGttataaattaagcatggttgtttaagcTGTTAAAAAGTCTTGTATAGATTTTAAACAACGTTTTAATGCGTACACAATCAGAAATATTACCCAATCGGTGGTGATTTTCTATTTCGTTTcagattatgaaaatatcaaacgGCAATGTGTATTTAATCTTAACAATAGTAATGCCGCATCTTTTAgttaaattaatatattttacaaatCGTTATAGAGTATAATCATGTATAATTCGTTACATTTGTGACCATGAATAAAAATACTGTACATTTGGAGCAGatcgatttatttattttctaataCGATGGTTGGCTCAAGAAGTTGTTAGTGGTCATACTGGCTCTATCTTTTTGTTGAGGATTTTATAAACAAGTTATGTATTATGTGAAAAGTGattaaaatacaatgaaaagaaTGCTAATCTGTAATTTGTTATGTGTCACTAAGTCCGCATTAGTTGTTTGATGATGTTGTACACTTGTATGTCGATTTACATgactattattatgatcattctGGTTTTTGTCTCTTCTGCATAGCAGAGCatgactataggcgccgcttttccgaaggcgacggcggcgtcgtcaacatttaaatcttaatcaaggttaagtttttgaaatgtcatcataacttaaaaagtatatgaccctagttcatgaaactttgacatatgGGTaaccaagtattactgaacattctgactgagattcaggtcacatgattgaggtcaaaggtcatttagggtcattgaacttagaccatgttgggggaatcaatatcgaaatcttaaccaaggttaagtttttgaaatgttgtcataacttcaaaagtatatgaacctatttcataaaacttagacacaAGGGTAAAATTGTATCACTTAatatcctgtctgagtttcacgtcacatgattaaggtcaaaggtcacttagggtcacaaactttggccatgttggggttatttgaggaattgtcatcataactttaaagtatatagatctagttcatgaaaattggacataagagcaaccatgtatccttgaatatcatgtgcgagtttcaggtcacatgaccaagatcaaaggtcacttagggtcaatgaactttggccatattaggggtatttgaggaatagTCATCATAACTTGtgcatgaaacttggacataagagcaatcaattatccttgaacatcccgtgcgaatttcaggtcacatgatcaaggtcaaaggtcatttagggtcatcAAACTTTGGTAAATGTTCGGGTATTtttggaattgtcatcataactttaaaagtctatggatttacttcatgaaacttggacataagagcagcaatgtatctcTAAATACCCTCTGTGTGTTTCAGGAACCttgccaaggtcaaaggtcatttaaaggtcaatgaactttggccgtgttgggagtatgtgttgaattggcatcataacttaggaagtttatggtacttgctcatgaaacatcgacataagggtaagCAAGTATGAATGATAGTGTTGCACAATCCTTAGGTCACaggatcatggtcaaaggtcattttgggtcaatggacataatattttattatcttattaatgttttcttctgtgaataattattcattagctgtttttcaaaaggaagcactgctgctttatcgaattgcgtaatgcaggcgagactgccagaggcgttccacttgttttatggTTGATGATACTTCTTTAGGGGGCAAAATTTAATGTAAAAAGGAACTTGTTAGGGTGGGATTGTAAAACGTAGTGTACAGCAATATAGTTGAGTGCCCCAACACCCCGGAGGTAAATAGCCTTCTACAACATGGGCTGAACCCATTCGATCTGCCATCAATTTAAGAAATAATTTGGATTAGTTCTTTGCATCTTCCTTCTTAAAGAAGTCAAATGTAATgttaccgccctttcacacggtaaaaaaaatcgtaatttgaatgatgattccagtaaaAAATAAGACTAATGACGAATATTCAGCAtgacgtgtgaaaccaaactagaacataattagaatcacgaacgatAATCACAGTTAATTACattagcaatcatcattacaatgatgattcaagattcacgtgtgaaaacgCCCTTAGAATATTGATAACGGTGAAAAACGTTATCAGTATCACCTATGAGGTGATAGTGTCCATAGCTTTCCTAATAGGTACGCcttcaaaaaaagaaaacaaatccgCCTAGGTTACGATAGCGGACTGAATAAAAACAAGTTGAAgacaaaattattgtaaaaaacCCTTCATGTTCACCTGAATGGACGAATAGTGTGTAAACGACCGGTAAAACattaggggcggatccaggattttccaaggggggggggggcatttccccgaggaaaatttgacaagcccaacAAAAAAAAGACCTCACTAAATATGAACGACATATTCACATCCAAAATATATGCTGTGACTTttagagagggggtgggggcacacttgtgtaagaaTGGCATAATTACATTTCTACGTTCTTCACACGGGTGCATACACAGTACACACACCAACTTATAATTGCTGTTAGTAATTATGCATATTTGGACACACAATTCTGTATTAGCCATGCATGTGGGGACGTTTGTACAGGGAGGTGTGAGTTAACTTCCCTGCTTTGTGTATGTGGATGTCAATTTGCTGGTAATGTGGGGACACTTTCTTGTGTCATTATAGCGCCATCTTCGTTTGATTAGTAGCATTAGTGGAATGTCAACCTTTCTTCCCTGCATTTACAAGCGCGCACATACCCCGCTCATCGACATACACACCCACCAATCcaaaaacaaacacacaaacGCACCATCACCAAAACACACTTCCACCCCAATAAATTGCCCGTAATGGGGCTCAGAAGAAAGTTTCTATTTAACACTATGGTTCTATACgaaaaattgaaagtggaaaataaaataataaacatttattgaaattcattgtaggcctattttaccCCAAAGATCAGAGGCTGAACCTAGTTTAAAGTCTGacaagacgggggggggggggggggtcggtaCGCATGTTTAGTCAGGGCATGATCTACATACTGAAAAGTCGAATTCTTCGAAAAAGATATCGATTACACAAAgttatttataatttgaaaagtttgctctaattaacctAATAAAATCTCCTTCCCACTATTTTAATTCGTTTACAGACTGTTTGCAGATTTAATGTACGAAGAAAAATTGGTATAAACTCTTGTTTCATATACTTTATGCtttgtttcaatttttattatgtatttctttgtgtttTGACTTTTCGTTTTTCAGTTTCTTATGGA contains:
- the LOC129280985 gene encoding uncharacterized protein LOC129280985; protein product: MSLNITDVPSPPPPSTTMAPVQHHKAMEDICITLAVFSLIIINISLFLFWRYKALGKSPLPFRRYSTESEGYATLHQPVMTKDNIHSAKPQRRVQEVLKQYASTVVRAGQNHIARKSSGSFYASFSGESSPDASPVHAAISSDTKKKASTLPSRKSEEQCSILAYEHYPARLVESGVYDDNSIKFKLGHPEDDSTTTGGDSDSQVYCEVVDFAGKRHGRHIRPISFDFCKDQDDSRSLASRNNNDVSLSVESRATDDSGGIENVYENFRKKKPTSNFASITNSKASPSRESIAAMYSTCRTVSGDYATCDASGSWRPTSFAFCRDAPPSVTDTTLSRTSMVSEQYPQDENSTYEQFVEPDDPIYAQTVIRRSKRSVKQYPSSLPRDDILSSQPLYEQPLFEQPLYENLEKSEQEEGGETDHRYSSLHLAAPMNNHLTASDSKINVNSDSRRSRRGHAGGGAENRRINARDSTKPVMDNCDVSPHATSPRVNVPDTNMTSNQSSFHTIARELAGLHEDSIEEYDPEETFPVMQMLSDRYSTGNFLNKFY